Proteins from one Pagrus major chromosome 1, Pma_NU_1.0 genomic window:
- the LOC141002614 gene encoding transcription elongation factor 1 homolog codes for MGRRKSKRKPPPKKKMTGDLDSQFTCPFCNHEKSCDVKMERSRNTGIISCTVCLEEFQTPITYLSEPVDVYSDWIDACEAANQ; via the exons ATGGGTCGCCGCAAGTCCAAAAGAAAGCCCCCTCCGAAGAAGAAGATGACGGGAGATCTGGATTCTCAGTTCACCTGTCCCTTCTGCAATCACGAGAAGTCATGCGATGTCAAAAT GGAGAGGAGCAGAAATACTGGGATAATATCATGCACCGTCTGCTTGGAGGAGTTCCAGACCCCCATCACTT ATCTGTCAGAGCCAGTTGACGTGTACAGCGATTGGATAGATGCCTGTGAAGCAGCCAATCAGTAG